The Methanobrevibacter olleyae sequence ATTTTAATAAAAATTGATTTAACTACCAGTTTTGATAGTTCTATCTATAATTTAGTTACTATGAATATGAATGATAATTTAACAAATATCTATAAATCAATTACTTTTTTAGGTAGCGGAGTATTTATTACCATTTCCTGCTTATTATCATTAGTATTAAGTTTTATCTTAAAAAAAAGAAATATTGGCCTTATTATTACAAGTTGCGTAACTATAAATAGCCTTTTTAGTGAATTTTTAAAAATAATTATTGCAAGGCCAAGACCTGAAATATTACAGATAACTGTTGAAAATTCATATTCATTTCCTAGTAGTCATACTGTAGCATCAGTTTCATTATGTGGAATCTTATTATACTTAGTTTTAAAAAGAGAAATAAATAAA is a genomic window containing:
- a CDS encoding phosphatase PAP2 family protein; its protein translation is MNKKSIVIYTFTLSFIVLIILIKIDLTTSFDSSIYNLVTMNMNDNLTNIYKSITFLGSGVFITISCLLSLVLSFILKKRNIGLIITSCVTINSLFSEFLKIIIARPRPEILQITVENSYSFPSSHTVASVSLCGILLYLVLKREINKKIKLFLSIILVLLPILIGISRIYLGVHNLSDVLGGGILAITLLLIEIKIIEKKIYNNLLIK